From a region of the Paralichthys olivaceus isolate ysfri-2021 chromosome 4, ASM2471397v2, whole genome shotgun sequence genome:
- the git2a gene encoding ARF GTPase-activating protein GIT2a isoform X12 — MSKRLRNTELCADCNVPEPRWASVNRGVLVCDECCSVHRSLGRHSSQVRHLTHTPWPPTQLQMVQTLYSNGSNSIWEHSLLDPASVMSGKRKANPQDKLHPNKSEFIRAKYQMLAFVHRMPCREDDSLTAKDLSKQLHSSVRTGNLETCLRLLSLGAQANFFHPEKGNTPLHVAAKAGQVSQAELLTVYGADPGAPDSNGKTPIDYAREAGQHDLADRLVEIQYELTDRLAFYLCGRKPDHKNSQHFIVPQMADSSLDLSELAKAAKKKLQSLSNHLFEELAMDVYDEVDRRETDAVWLATQNHSTLVTETTVVPFLPVNPEYSSTRNQGRQKLARFNAHEFATLVIDILSDAKRRQQGNSVACPKDNIELILKSVAVRHCSDSQEDQPDYDSVASDEDTDQELPSSKGDRTKSLDSDLSDSPITMHEYLEVKHALSASEAKIQQLMKANNNLSDELRLMQKKTERGAFVTTSSSLPSFPSTMSWSKDESVQKASKFEKQSSMPESDYDNTFYDSELEDSGLSRRGRLRSSGWLGEGSSIPELDSLEMESDPTLPSTEDVIRKTEQITKNIQELLRAAQENKHDSFVPCSERIHVAVTEMAALFPKRPRSDTVRSSLRLLTSSAYRLQSECRKAAPSEGCPGPDMQLVTQQVIQCAYDIAKAAKQLVTITTKENTN, encoded by the exons ATGTCTAAACGTCTGAGAAACACTGAGCTCTGCGCTGACTGTAATGTCCCAG AACCTCGTTGGGCCTCCGTGAACAGGGGCGTGTTGGTTTGTGATGAGTGCTGCAGTGTTCACCGGAGTCTGGGAAGACATAGCTCCCAAGTCCGCCACCTGACGCACACACCGTGGCCTCCTACACAGCTTCAG ATGGTTCAGACATTATACAGCAACGGTTCCAATTCAATATGGGAGCACTCCCTCCTGGACCCTGCATCTGTGATGAGCGGAAAACGCAAGGCCAACCCTCAGGACAAACTGCA CCCAAACAAATCAGAATTTATAAGAGCCAAATATCAAATGCTGGCATTCGTCCATCGCATGCCTTGCCGAGAGGACGACAGCTTGACAGCCAAGGATCTAAGTAAG caaCTTCACTCCAGTGTACGCACCGGGAATCTGGAGACTTGTTTGAGGTTGCTATCCCTCGGAGCACAAGCAAATTTTTTTCACCCC GAAAAGGGAAACACTCCCTTGCATGTAGCAGCGAAGGCAGGGCAAGTATCTCAGGCTGAACTGTTAACTGTTTATGGGGCAGATCCTGGAGCCCCTGACAGCAATGGCAAAACTCCCATCGACTATGCAAG GGAAGCTGGCCAACATGACCTGGCAGACAGACTGGTGGAGATTCAGTATGAACTAACTGATCGACTGGCATTCTACTTGTGTGGGAGGAAACCAG ATCATAAAAACAGCCAGCACTTCATTGTTCCACAAATGGCCGACAG CAGTTTAGACTTATCAGAATTGGCCAAAGCAGCAAAGAAGAAACTACAGTCT CTCAGTAATCATTTATTCGAGGAGCTGGCCATGGACGTGTATGATGAGGTGGACCGACGAGAGACAGATGCAG TGTGGTTGGCCACACAGAATCACAGCACACTGGTGACGGAAACAACCGTGGTGCCTTTCCTGCCTGTGAATCCAGAGTACTCATCAACACGAAACCAG GGACGACAGAAACTTGCAAGATTTAATGCACATGAATTTGCAACGCTGGTGATCGACATACTAAGTGATGCTAAGCGCAGACAACAAGGGAACTCAGTGGCCTGTCCCAAAG ACAATATTGAACTCATCCTGAAGAGTGTGGCTGTCAGACACTGTAGTGACAGCCAGGAGGACCAGCCTGACTATGATAGTGTGGCGTCTGACGAGGATACAGATCAAGAGCTCCCCTCGAGCAAAGGAGACAGGACCAAG AGTCTGGACTCTGACCTCTCAGACAGCCCCATTACTATGCACGAATACTTGGAGGTGAAACACGCGCTCTCTGCCTCTGAAGCCAAGATTCAGCAGCTCATGAAAGCCAATAACAACCTGAGCGATGAGCTGAGGCTGATGCAGAAAAAG ACGGAAAGGGGCGCTTTTGTGACCacctcttcatccctcccttCATTTCCATCAACCATGTCATGGTCGAAGGACGAAAGTGTTCAAAAG GCCTCAAAGTTCGAGAAGCAAAGCAGCATGCCGGAAAGTGACTATGACAACACGTTCTACGACTCTGAGTTGGAAGATTCAGG TTTGAGCAGGCGAGGGAGGCTGAGGAGCAGTGGCTGGCTGGGGGAGGGCAGCTCCATCCCTGAGCTGGACAGTCTGGAGATGGAGTCAGACCCCACGCTGCCCAGCACGGAGGATGTCATCCGCAAAACCGAGCAGATCACCAAGAACATCCAGGAGCTGCTGCGAGCTGCTCAGGAGAACAAACACGACAG CTTCGTACCCTGTTCAGAAAGAATACATGTGGCTGTAACAGAAATGGCTGCCCTCTTTCCCAAG AGGCCGCGCTCGGACACCGTGAGAAGCTCCCTGCGCTTGTTGACATCCAGCGCGTACCGGCTCCAGAGTGAGTGCAGGAAGGCCGCCCCGTCGGAGGGCTGCCCCGGGCCGGACATGCAGCTGGTCACTCAGCAGGTCATCCAATGTGCTTATGACATCGCCAAGGCTGCCAAGCAGCTAGTCACCATCACCACAAAGGAGAACACCAACTAA
- the git2a gene encoding ARF GTPase-activating protein GIT2a isoform X8, whose product MVQTLYSNGSNSIWEHSLLDPASVMSGKRKANPQDKLHPNKSEFIRAKYQMLAFVHRMPCREDDSLTAKDLSKQLHSSVRTGNLETCLRLLSLGAQANFFHPEKGNTPLHVAAKAGQVSQAELLTVYGADPGAPDSNGKTPIDYAREAGQHDLADRLVEIQYELTDRLAFYLCGRKPDHKNSQHFIVPQMADSSLDLSELAKAAKKKLQSLSNHLFEELAMDVYDEVDRRETDAVWLATQNHSTLVTETTVVPFLPVNPEYSSTRNQGRQKLARFNAHEFATLVIDILSDAKRRQQGNSVACPKDNIELILKSVAVRHCSDSQEDQPDYDSVASDEDTDQELPSSKGDRTKSLDSDLSDSPITMHEYLEVKHALSASEAKIQQLMKANNNLSDELRLMQKKLQSLQSDNTSLRRQVTPNIYQIPSGSDYPDPSSPSALKRRQSARASRPMSMYETGSGLKPYLPKGETSYPEEGIPTLQPFPPHVSKNTERGAFVTTSSSLPSFPSTMSWSKDESVQKASKFEKQSSMPESDYDNTFYDSELEDSGLSRRGRLRSSGWLGEGSSIPELDSLEMESDPTLPSTEDVIRKTEQITKNIQELLRAAQENKHDRPSEREGVRRLRHSLGCFSTLVPWADKAPPPLQPLSLRSPDPTSCFVPCSERIHVAVTEMAALFPKRPRSDTVRSSLRLLTSSAYRLQSECRKAAPSEGCPGPDMQLVTQQVIQCAYDIAKAAKQLVTITTKENTN is encoded by the exons ATGGTTCAGACATTATACAGCAACGGTTCCAATTCAATATGGGAGCACTCCCTCCTGGACCCTGCATCTGTGATGAGCGGAAAACGCAAGGCCAACCCTCAGGACAAACTGCA CCCAAACAAATCAGAATTTATAAGAGCCAAATATCAAATGCTGGCATTCGTCCATCGCATGCCTTGCCGAGAGGACGACAGCTTGACAGCCAAGGATCTAAGTAAG caaCTTCACTCCAGTGTACGCACCGGGAATCTGGAGACTTGTTTGAGGTTGCTATCCCTCGGAGCACAAGCAAATTTTTTTCACCCC GAAAAGGGAAACACTCCCTTGCATGTAGCAGCGAAGGCAGGGCAAGTATCTCAGGCTGAACTGTTAACTGTTTATGGGGCAGATCCTGGAGCCCCTGACAGCAATGGCAAAACTCCCATCGACTATGCAAG GGAAGCTGGCCAACATGACCTGGCAGACAGACTGGTGGAGATTCAGTATGAACTAACTGATCGACTGGCATTCTACTTGTGTGGGAGGAAACCAG ATCATAAAAACAGCCAGCACTTCATTGTTCCACAAATGGCCGACAG CAGTTTAGACTTATCAGAATTGGCCAAAGCAGCAAAGAAGAAACTACAGTCT CTCAGTAATCATTTATTCGAGGAGCTGGCCATGGACGTGTATGATGAGGTGGACCGACGAGAGACAGATGCAG TGTGGTTGGCCACACAGAATCACAGCACACTGGTGACGGAAACAACCGTGGTGCCTTTCCTGCCTGTGAATCCAGAGTACTCATCAACACGAAACCAG GGACGACAGAAACTTGCAAGATTTAATGCACATGAATTTGCAACGCTGGTGATCGACATACTAAGTGATGCTAAGCGCAGACAACAAGGGAACTCAGTGGCCTGTCCCAAAG ACAATATTGAACTCATCCTGAAGAGTGTGGCTGTCAGACACTGTAGTGACAGCCAGGAGGACCAGCCTGACTATGATAGTGTGGCGTCTGACGAGGATACAGATCAAGAGCTCCCCTCGAGCAAAGGAGACAGGACCAAG AGTCTGGACTCTGACCTCTCAGACAGCCCCATTACTATGCACGAATACTTGGAGGTGAAACACGCGCTCTCTGCCTCTGAAGCCAAGATTCAGCAGCTCATGAAAGCCAATAACAACCTGAGCGATGAGCTGAGGCTGATGCAGAAAAAG CTTCAATCTCTGCAAAGCGACAACACGTCTCTCAGGCGGCAGGTCACACCCAATATCTATCAGATCCCCAGCGGTTCAGACTACCCTGACCCTTCCAGTCCCTCAGCCCTGAAACGCCGGCAGTCTGCACGGGCCAGTCGGCCCATGTCTATGTATGAGACCGGCTCAGGCCTGAAGCCCTATCTCCCTAAAGGGGAAACTTCCTACCCTGAGGAGGGTATCCCCACCCTGCAACCCTTCCCACCTCATGTAAGTAAGAAT ACGGAAAGGGGCGCTTTTGTGACCacctcttcatccctcccttCATTTCCATCAACCATGTCATGGTCGAAGGACGAAAGTGTTCAAAAG GCCTCAAAGTTCGAGAAGCAAAGCAGCATGCCGGAAAGTGACTATGACAACACGTTCTACGACTCTGAGTTGGAAGATTCAGG TTTGAGCAGGCGAGGGAGGCTGAGGAGCAGTGGCTGGCTGGGGGAGGGCAGCTCCATCCCTGAGCTGGACAGTCTGGAGATGGAGTCAGACCCCACGCTGCCCAGCACGGAGGATGTCATCCGCAAAACCGAGCAGATCACCAAGAACATCCAGGAGCTGCTGCGAGCTGCTCAGGAGAACAAACACGACAG ACCATCTGAGCGTGAAGGTGTGCGTCGGCTCAGGCACAGTCTGGGATGTTTCAGCACTCTGGTACCCTGGGCTGACAAGGCCCCCCCTCCCCTGCAGCCGCTCAGCCTCCGGTCCCCTGACCCCACCTCCTG CTTCGTACCCTGTTCAGAAAGAATACATGTGGCTGTAACAGAAATGGCTGCCCTCTTTCCCAAG AGGCCGCGCTCGGACACCGTGAGAAGCTCCCTGCGCTTGTTGACATCCAGCGCGTACCGGCTCCAGAGTGAGTGCAGGAAGGCCGCCCCGTCGGAGGGCTGCCCCGGGCCGGACATGCAGCTGGTCACTCAGCAGGTCATCCAATGTGCTTATGACATCGCCAAGGCTGCCAAGCAGCTAGTCACCATCACCACAAAGGAGAACACCAACTAA